From one Mytilus galloprovincialis chromosome 13, xbMytGall1.hap1.1, whole genome shotgun sequence genomic stretch:
- the LOC143057626 gene encoding monocarboxylate transporter 12-like isoform X2, with protein MILGSLMLSTGLVLTGFVEDIKWTFFTFGILAGIGFGLCYNTGLIVIAFNFEKKRNMASGIAISGGGIGPFILTPVFQLIYEEYNYSGYFLLLGGLALQNCVFGAIFRPSKTELAMKTANSNRTESFSDSVSSYMEIVRSGSMLCVCLGFFLANISIYLLYIHYPEYCLHTKSTKMDVSIFLSIAGISGCVTRVLFGMANNSHNINELLMLFGVFSLLGFGTIIFPLFSSYTTAKVMFACLLGGYSGCCWAVVNSIVINILGHERLAHGVGYLMIYCGVGTFIGPPLAGVIINYGGTYGDSFIVAGILLIMGGFSCLCCTMCQGSVDTKESFDDFEFTVTADENTQTILASNKTDENDSFLIEEIKNVNFGIRFINKQ; from the exons ATGATACTAGGGTCACTCATGTTATCCACAGGACTTGTCTTAACAGGCTTTGTAGAGGATATCAAATGGACATTTTTTACATTTGGAATTCTTGCAG gaataGGATTTGGGTTATGCTATAACACTGGATTGATAGTGATAGcgtttaattttgaaaagaaacGTAACATGGCGTCTGGCATAGCTATATCAGGTGGTGGAATTGGACCTTTTATTTTAACTCCTGTTTTCCAATTAATATATGAGGAATATAATTATTCCGGATATTTTCTATTACTAGGAGGCCTTGCATTACAAAACTGTGTGTTCGGTGCCATATTTCGACCATCTAAAACAGAACTTGCAATGAAAACTGCCAATTCAAATCGTACGGAAAGTTTCAGTGATTCGGTGTCGTCTTATATGGAGATTGTTCGGAGTGGCTCAATGCTGTGTGTATGTTTAGGATTCTTCCTGGCCAATATTAGTATCTATCTACTCTACATACATTATCCTGAATATTGTCTCCATACAAAATCAACGAAAATGGACGTGTCTATATTTTTATCAATAGCCGGTATATCTGGTTGTGTAACAAGGGTATTATTTGGTATGGCTAATAACAGTCATAACATAAACGAGTTACTAATGCTTTTTGGAGTGTTTAGTTTGTTAGGGTTTGGTACCATAATCTTCCCTTTATTTAGTTCATATACAACGGCCAAAGTGATGTTTGCCTGCCTACTTGGCGGATATTCTGGTTGTTGTTGGGCAGTTGTGAATTCtatagttataaatattttaggaCATGAGAGACTCGCACATGGTGTTGGTTATCTCATGATATATTGTGGAGTTGGAACATTCATAGGACCACCTCTAGCAG gtGTTATCATTAACTATGGCGGTACTTATGGAGATTCATTCATAGTGGCAG GTATTTTATTAATTATGGGAGGATTTAGTTGTCTTTGTTGTACAATGTGCCAAGGATCAGTGGACACCAAAGAAAGTTTTGATGACTTTGAATTTACTGTAACAGCTGATGAAAATACGCAAACTATTCTAGCTAGtaataaaacagatgaaaatgatagttttttgattgaagaaataaaaaatgtgaATTTCGGTATTAGGTTTATAAACAAACAGTAA